One genomic window of Medicago truncatula cultivar Jemalong A17 chromosome 1, MtrunA17r5.0-ANR, whole genome shotgun sequence includes the following:
- the LOC25482447 gene encoding ubinuclein-1 isoform X3 — MTDDNSNLSAAAGGDSSRPPSTFVKIGDRTRFTVELREGETTIVSWKKLLKDANKVNDGSSSAAIEQVPKANHALEARIGSGQTENKEEDAPQTNRFSAVIEKIERLYMGNDSSDEEDLPVVPDDQYDTEDSFIDDAELDEYFEVDNSAIKHDGFFVNRGKLERLNEPSALPNQPEKKKRRKDISKNPGENVDGHVPNKRVKVGKTAAGKTASLPVKNTVDSSQNLAVPGEHDEDLKSQNQFEISGITLKKKTADTRPISDPSLCLKASNNDVPSVVVCLKASDNDVPSVVEAKDADKQKTGVLQSKTRVDKNKDASGVHDTADQKYQEKSVYAHSKPQPGRTPSRADCLENTGGSTDKNGIDELPDLNLSEGKSVMQAPKSKNMLKKDCSALRPKSTILEKAVQDLEKTVAESRPPIMEKQEVDSTSQAIKRRLPREIKLKLAKVARLAQASQGKVSQELINRLMSILGHLIQLRTLKRNLKIMINMGLSAKKEKDDRFQQKKKEVIEMIKMQAPSIDSERQQAGVSGDQELGSDGKAISKRNFSMDTALEDKICDLYDLFVDGLDETAGPIIRKLYAELAALWPNGCMDNHGIKGAIVRAKERRRALHNRNKDQEKIKRKKLLAPRREENVELDTSSQQKMRERLAPESSIQTSLNKAVSKTVTDVRVLSPPVNVTKTEKAKGRSSSPVNGPNKEKAKGRSSSPVNGSNKEKAKGSSNPVNGPNKEKTKGSSNPVSGPKKEKAKGSSSCSPDDARVKDGVLTKKVMKKRKTESELEGTHCRPQKLASLKVEDRPQSVKQSAVVPSKSNIQSTSLPGVEQSS; from the exons ATGACCGACGACAACTCCAATCTCTCCGCCGCTGCCGGCGGCGATTCATCACGTCCGCCTTCGACGTTCGTCAAAATAGGTGACCGGACACGTTTCACTGTTGAGCTTCGTGAAGGTGAAACCACAATCGTATCGTGGAAGAAGCTTCTCAAAGATGCTAATAAGGTTAACGATGGATCCTCGTCCGCTGCGATTGAGCAGGTTCCCAAAGCGAACCATGCGCTTGAAGCTCGAATCGGTTCT GGGCAAACtgagaataaagaagaagatgcTCCCCAGACAAACCGGTTCAGTGCTGTAATAGAGAAGATTGAACGGCTTTACATG GGTAATGATAGTAGCGACGAGGAGGATCTACCCGTTGTTCCTGATGATCAGTATGATACTGAAGACTCTTTCATTGATGATGCTGAGCTG GATGAATATTTTGAGGTTGATAATTCTGCAATCAAACATGATGGTTTCTTTGTAAACAGGGGGAAATTGGAGCGCCT AAATGAACCTTCGGCATTACCTAATCAACCAGAAAAGAAGAAGCGCCGGAAAGATATATCGAAGAATCCAGGTGAAAACGTTGATGGACATGTACCAAATAAACGTGTAAAAGTGGGCAAGACAGCTGCTGGAAAGACTGCATCATTACCTGTGAAGAATACAGTTGATTCCTCACAGAATTTGGCTGTACCTGGTGAACATGATGAAGACTTGAAATCTCAGAATCAATTCGAGATCTCTGGAATTACTTTGAAAAAGAAAACGGCTGATACTAGACCAATTTCAGATCCTTCTCTCTGTTTGAAAGCATCAAATAATGATGTCCCTTCTGTGGTTGTCTGTTTGAAAGCGTCAGATAATGATGTCCCCTCTGTGGTAGAAGCCAAAGATGCTGATAAACAGAAGACAGGAGTACTTCAATCTAAGACCAGAGTAGATAAGAATAAAGATGCAAGTGGAGTGCACGATACTGCTGATCAGAAGTACCAAGAAAAAAGTGTTTATGCACATTCCAAACCCCAACCTGGACGAACCCCAAGTAGGGCTGATTGTTTAGAAAATACAGGTGGATCAACAGATAAAAATGGCATTGATGAATTACCAGATCTTAACTTGTCTGAGGGAAAATCTGTGATGCAAGCACCA aaatcTAAAAACATGCTAAAAAAAGATTGCTCCGCTTTGAGGCCAAAATCTACAATTCTTGAGAAAGCTGTTCAAGATTTAGAGAAAACGGTTGCAGAAT CAAGGCCACCAATTATGGAAAAACAGGAGGTTGATAGCACATCTCAAGCTATTAAACGGAGATTACCCAGGGAAATAAAACTAAAACTTGCTAAAGTTGCTAGATTAGCG CAGGCAAGCCAAGGGAAAGTATCACAGGAGTTAATTAATCGTCTTATGAGTATTCTTGGGCACCTGATTCAGCTCAGAACACTAAAG AGAAACTTGAAAATTATGATCAATATGGGTTTGTCTGCAAAGAAGGAGAAAGATGATAggtttcaacaaaaaaagaaggaagTTATTGAGATGATAAAGATGCAGGCCCCATCTATTGACTCCGAG CGGCAGCAAGCTGGAGTATCTGGTGATCAAGAATTGGGTTCTGATGGAAAAGCAATATCCAAAAGGAATTTTAGTATGGACACTGCATTGGAGGACAAGATTTGTGATCTCTATGACCTTTTTGTTGAT GGATTGGATGAAACTGCAGGTCCGATAATCAGAAAGTTGTATGCTGAG CTAGCTGCACTATGGCCGAATGGTTGCATGGATAACCATGGGATCAAAGGTGCAATTGTCCGGGCAAAAGAGAGGCGCAGAGCATTACACAATAGAAATAAG GATCAGGagaaaattaaaaggaaaaagttATTGGCACCTCGACGTGAGGAGAATGTTGAACTTGATACTAGTTCACAGCAGAAAATGCGAGAGCGATTAGCTCCAGAATCTAGCATTCAGACTTCATTGAATAAGGCAGTTTCTAAGACAGTTACAGACGTCCGGGTTCTCAGCCCCCCTGTGAATGTTACAAAAACTGAAAAAGCAAAGGGGAGGAGTTCAAGCCCCGTGAATGGTCCGAACAAAGAAAAAGCAAAGGGGAGGAGTTCAAGCCCTGTGAATGGTTCGAACAAAGAAAAAGCAAAGGGGAGTTCAAACCCTGTGAATGGTccgaacaaagaaaaaacaaagggGAGTTCAAACCCTGTGAGTGGTccgaaaaaagaaaaagcaaaggGGAGTTCAAGCTGTTCCCCGGATGATGCCAGGGTTAAAGACGGTGTTTTAACTAAGAAGGtaatgaagaagagaaagacaGAATCTGAGTTGGAAGGAACTCATTGTCGCCCTCAGAAGCTGGCTTCTTTGAAGGTAGAAGATAGGCCCCAGTCCGTTAAGCAGTCTGCAGTTGTTCCCTCCAAATCAAACATTCAGTCAACATCTCTACCCGGTGTTGAGCAATCAAGCTAG
- the LOC25482447 gene encoding ubinuclein-1 isoform X1 gives MTDDNSNLSAAAGGDSSRPPSTFVKIGDRTRFTVELREGETTIVSWKKLLKDANKVNDGSSSAAIEQVPKANHALEARIGSGQTENKEEDAPQTNRFSAVIEKIERLYMGNDSSDEEDLPVVPDDQYDTEDSFIDDAELDEYFEVDNSAIKHDGFFVNRGKLERLNEPSALPNQPEKKKRRKDISKNPGENVDGHVPNKRVKVGKTAAGKTASLPVKNTVDSSQNLAVPGEHDEDLKSQNQFEISGITLKKKTADTRPISDPSLCLKASNNDVPSVVVCLKASDNDVPSVVEAKDADKQKTGVLQSKTRVDKNKDASGVHDTADQKYQEKSVYAHSKPQPGRTPSRADCLENTGGSTDKNGIDELPDLNLSEGKSVMQAPKSKNMLKKDCSALRPKSTILEKAVQDLEKTVAESRPPIMEKQEVDSTSQAIKRRLPREIKLKLAKVARLAQASQGKVSQELINRLMSILGHLIQLRTLKRNLKIMINMGLSAKKEKDDRFQQKKKEVIEMIKMQAPSIDSEQRQQAGVSGDQELGSDGKAISKRNFSMDTALEDKICDLYDLFVDGLDETAGPIIRKLYAELAALWPNGCMDNHGIKGAIVRAKERRRALHNRNKDQEKIKRKKLLAPRREENVELDTSSQQKMRERLAPESSIQTSLNKAVSKTVTDVRVLSPPVNVTKTEKAKGRSSSPVNGPNKEKAKGRSSSPVNGSNKEKAKGSSNPVNGPNKEKTKGSSNPVSGPKKEKAKGSSSCSPDDARVKDGVLTKKVMKKRKTESELEGTHCRPQKLASLKVEDRPQSVKQSAVVPSKSNIQSTSLPGVEQSS, from the exons ATGACCGACGACAACTCCAATCTCTCCGCCGCTGCCGGCGGCGATTCATCACGTCCGCCTTCGACGTTCGTCAAAATAGGTGACCGGACACGTTTCACTGTTGAGCTTCGTGAAGGTGAAACCACAATCGTATCGTGGAAGAAGCTTCTCAAAGATGCTAATAAGGTTAACGATGGATCCTCGTCCGCTGCGATTGAGCAGGTTCCCAAAGCGAACCATGCGCTTGAAGCTCGAATCGGTTCT GGGCAAACtgagaataaagaagaagatgcTCCCCAGACAAACCGGTTCAGTGCTGTAATAGAGAAGATTGAACGGCTTTACATG GGTAATGATAGTAGCGACGAGGAGGATCTACCCGTTGTTCCTGATGATCAGTATGATACTGAAGACTCTTTCATTGATGATGCTGAGCTG GATGAATATTTTGAGGTTGATAATTCTGCAATCAAACATGATGGTTTCTTTGTAAACAGGGGGAAATTGGAGCGCCT AAATGAACCTTCGGCATTACCTAATCAACCAGAAAAGAAGAAGCGCCGGAAAGATATATCGAAGAATCCAGGTGAAAACGTTGATGGACATGTACCAAATAAACGTGTAAAAGTGGGCAAGACAGCTGCTGGAAAGACTGCATCATTACCTGTGAAGAATACAGTTGATTCCTCACAGAATTTGGCTGTACCTGGTGAACATGATGAAGACTTGAAATCTCAGAATCAATTCGAGATCTCTGGAATTACTTTGAAAAAGAAAACGGCTGATACTAGACCAATTTCAGATCCTTCTCTCTGTTTGAAAGCATCAAATAATGATGTCCCTTCTGTGGTTGTCTGTTTGAAAGCGTCAGATAATGATGTCCCCTCTGTGGTAGAAGCCAAAGATGCTGATAAACAGAAGACAGGAGTACTTCAATCTAAGACCAGAGTAGATAAGAATAAAGATGCAAGTGGAGTGCACGATACTGCTGATCAGAAGTACCAAGAAAAAAGTGTTTATGCACATTCCAAACCCCAACCTGGACGAACCCCAAGTAGGGCTGATTGTTTAGAAAATACAGGTGGATCAACAGATAAAAATGGCATTGATGAATTACCAGATCTTAACTTGTCTGAGGGAAAATCTGTGATGCAAGCACCA aaatcTAAAAACATGCTAAAAAAAGATTGCTCCGCTTTGAGGCCAAAATCTACAATTCTTGAGAAAGCTGTTCAAGATTTAGAGAAAACGGTTGCAGAAT CAAGGCCACCAATTATGGAAAAACAGGAGGTTGATAGCACATCTCAAGCTATTAAACGGAGATTACCCAGGGAAATAAAACTAAAACTTGCTAAAGTTGCTAGATTAGCG CAGGCAAGCCAAGGGAAAGTATCACAGGAGTTAATTAATCGTCTTATGAGTATTCTTGGGCACCTGATTCAGCTCAGAACACTAAAG AGAAACTTGAAAATTATGATCAATATGGGTTTGTCTGCAAAGAAGGAGAAAGATGATAggtttcaacaaaaaaagaaggaagTTATTGAGATGATAAAGATGCAGGCCCCATCTATTGACTCCGAG CAACGGCAGCAAGCTGGAGTATCTGGTGATCAAGAATTGGGTTCTGATGGAAAAGCAATATCCAAAAGGAATTTTAGTATGGACACTGCATTGGAGGACAAGATTTGTGATCTCTATGACCTTTTTGTTGAT GGATTGGATGAAACTGCAGGTCCGATAATCAGAAAGTTGTATGCTGAG CTAGCTGCACTATGGCCGAATGGTTGCATGGATAACCATGGGATCAAAGGTGCAATTGTCCGGGCAAAAGAGAGGCGCAGAGCATTACACAATAGAAATAAG GATCAGGagaaaattaaaaggaaaaagttATTGGCACCTCGACGTGAGGAGAATGTTGAACTTGATACTAGTTCACAGCAGAAAATGCGAGAGCGATTAGCTCCAGAATCTAGCATTCAGACTTCATTGAATAAGGCAGTTTCTAAGACAGTTACAGACGTCCGGGTTCTCAGCCCCCCTGTGAATGTTACAAAAACTGAAAAAGCAAAGGGGAGGAGTTCAAGCCCCGTGAATGGTCCGAACAAAGAAAAAGCAAAGGGGAGGAGTTCAAGCCCTGTGAATGGTTCGAACAAAGAAAAAGCAAAGGGGAGTTCAAACCCTGTGAATGGTccgaacaaagaaaaaacaaagggGAGTTCAAACCCTGTGAGTGGTccgaaaaaagaaaaagcaaaggGGAGTTCAAGCTGTTCCCCGGATGATGCCAGGGTTAAAGACGGTGTTTTAACTAAGAAGGtaatgaagaagagaaagacaGAATCTGAGTTGGAAGGAACTCATTGTCGCCCTCAGAAGCTGGCTTCTTTGAAGGTAGAAGATAGGCCCCAGTCCGTTAAGCAGTCTGCAGTTGTTCCCTCCAAATCAAACATTCAGTCAACATCTCTACCCGGTGTTGAGCAATCAAGCTAG
- the LOC25482447 gene encoding ubinuclein-1 isoform X2, whose translation MTDDNSNLSAAAGGDSSRPPSTFVKIGDRTRFTVELREGETTIVSWKKLLKDANKVNDGSSSAAIEQVPKANHALEARIGSGQTENKEEDAPQTNRFSAVIEKIERLYMGNDSSDEEDLPVVPDDQYDTEDSFIDDAELDEYFEVDNSAIKHDGFFVNRGKLERLNEPSALPNQPEKKKRRKDISKNPGENVDGHVPNKRVKVGKTAAGKTASLPVKNTVDSSQNLAVPGEHDEDLKSQNQFEISGITLKKKTADTRPISDPSLCLKASNNDVPSVVVCLKASDNDVPSVVEAKDADKQKTGVLQSKTRVDKNKDASGVHDTADQKYQEKSVYAHSKPQPGRTPSRADCLENTGGSTDKNGIDELPDLNLSEGKSVMQAPKSKNMLKKDCSALRPKSTILEKAVQDLEKTVAESRPPIMEKQEVDSTSQAIKRRLPREIKLKLAKVARLAASQGKVSQELINRLMSILGHLIQLRTLKRNLKIMINMGLSAKKEKDDRFQQKKKEVIEMIKMQAPSIDSEQRQQAGVSGDQELGSDGKAISKRNFSMDTALEDKICDLYDLFVDGLDETAGPIIRKLYAELAALWPNGCMDNHGIKGAIVRAKERRRALHNRNKDQEKIKRKKLLAPRREENVELDTSSQQKMRERLAPESSIQTSLNKAVSKTVTDVRVLSPPVNVTKTEKAKGRSSSPVNGPNKEKAKGRSSSPVNGSNKEKAKGSSNPVNGPNKEKTKGSSNPVSGPKKEKAKGSSSCSPDDARVKDGVLTKKVMKKRKTESELEGTHCRPQKLASLKVEDRPQSVKQSAVVPSKSNIQSTSLPGVEQSS comes from the exons ATGACCGACGACAACTCCAATCTCTCCGCCGCTGCCGGCGGCGATTCATCACGTCCGCCTTCGACGTTCGTCAAAATAGGTGACCGGACACGTTTCACTGTTGAGCTTCGTGAAGGTGAAACCACAATCGTATCGTGGAAGAAGCTTCTCAAAGATGCTAATAAGGTTAACGATGGATCCTCGTCCGCTGCGATTGAGCAGGTTCCCAAAGCGAACCATGCGCTTGAAGCTCGAATCGGTTCT GGGCAAACtgagaataaagaagaagatgcTCCCCAGACAAACCGGTTCAGTGCTGTAATAGAGAAGATTGAACGGCTTTACATG GGTAATGATAGTAGCGACGAGGAGGATCTACCCGTTGTTCCTGATGATCAGTATGATACTGAAGACTCTTTCATTGATGATGCTGAGCTG GATGAATATTTTGAGGTTGATAATTCTGCAATCAAACATGATGGTTTCTTTGTAAACAGGGGGAAATTGGAGCGCCT AAATGAACCTTCGGCATTACCTAATCAACCAGAAAAGAAGAAGCGCCGGAAAGATATATCGAAGAATCCAGGTGAAAACGTTGATGGACATGTACCAAATAAACGTGTAAAAGTGGGCAAGACAGCTGCTGGAAAGACTGCATCATTACCTGTGAAGAATACAGTTGATTCCTCACAGAATTTGGCTGTACCTGGTGAACATGATGAAGACTTGAAATCTCAGAATCAATTCGAGATCTCTGGAATTACTTTGAAAAAGAAAACGGCTGATACTAGACCAATTTCAGATCCTTCTCTCTGTTTGAAAGCATCAAATAATGATGTCCCTTCTGTGGTTGTCTGTTTGAAAGCGTCAGATAATGATGTCCCCTCTGTGGTAGAAGCCAAAGATGCTGATAAACAGAAGACAGGAGTACTTCAATCTAAGACCAGAGTAGATAAGAATAAAGATGCAAGTGGAGTGCACGATACTGCTGATCAGAAGTACCAAGAAAAAAGTGTTTATGCACATTCCAAACCCCAACCTGGACGAACCCCAAGTAGGGCTGATTGTTTAGAAAATACAGGTGGATCAACAGATAAAAATGGCATTGATGAATTACCAGATCTTAACTTGTCTGAGGGAAAATCTGTGATGCAAGCACCA aaatcTAAAAACATGCTAAAAAAAGATTGCTCCGCTTTGAGGCCAAAATCTACAATTCTTGAGAAAGCTGTTCAAGATTTAGAGAAAACGGTTGCAGAAT CAAGGCCACCAATTATGGAAAAACAGGAGGTTGATAGCACATCTCAAGCTATTAAACGGAGATTACCCAGGGAAATAAAACTAAAACTTGCTAAAGTTGCTAGATTAGCG GCAAGCCAAGGGAAAGTATCACAGGAGTTAATTAATCGTCTTATGAGTATTCTTGGGCACCTGATTCAGCTCAGAACACTAAAG AGAAACTTGAAAATTATGATCAATATGGGTTTGTCTGCAAAGAAGGAGAAAGATGATAggtttcaacaaaaaaagaaggaagTTATTGAGATGATAAAGATGCAGGCCCCATCTATTGACTCCGAG CAACGGCAGCAAGCTGGAGTATCTGGTGATCAAGAATTGGGTTCTGATGGAAAAGCAATATCCAAAAGGAATTTTAGTATGGACACTGCATTGGAGGACAAGATTTGTGATCTCTATGACCTTTTTGTTGAT GGATTGGATGAAACTGCAGGTCCGATAATCAGAAAGTTGTATGCTGAG CTAGCTGCACTATGGCCGAATGGTTGCATGGATAACCATGGGATCAAAGGTGCAATTGTCCGGGCAAAAGAGAGGCGCAGAGCATTACACAATAGAAATAAG GATCAGGagaaaattaaaaggaaaaagttATTGGCACCTCGACGTGAGGAGAATGTTGAACTTGATACTAGTTCACAGCAGAAAATGCGAGAGCGATTAGCTCCAGAATCTAGCATTCAGACTTCATTGAATAAGGCAGTTTCTAAGACAGTTACAGACGTCCGGGTTCTCAGCCCCCCTGTGAATGTTACAAAAACTGAAAAAGCAAAGGGGAGGAGTTCAAGCCCCGTGAATGGTCCGAACAAAGAAAAAGCAAAGGGGAGGAGTTCAAGCCCTGTGAATGGTTCGAACAAAGAAAAAGCAAAGGGGAGTTCAAACCCTGTGAATGGTccgaacaaagaaaaaacaaagggGAGTTCAAACCCTGTGAGTGGTccgaaaaaagaaaaagcaaaggGGAGTTCAAGCTGTTCCCCGGATGATGCCAGGGTTAAAGACGGTGTTTTAACTAAGAAGGtaatgaagaagagaaagacaGAATCTGAGTTGGAAGGAACTCATTGTCGCCCTCAGAAGCTGGCTTCTTTGAAGGTAGAAGATAGGCCCCAGTCCGTTAAGCAGTCTGCAGTTGTTCCCTCCAAATCAAACATTCAGTCAACATCTCTACCCGGTGTTGAGCAATCAAGCTAG